The Streptomyces sp. cg36 genomic interval TGGGCGTGGAGCCTGCTGCGCTGGCCGCTGCTGCTGTGCCTGGTCGCCCTGCTGGTCGTGGTCGTCTTCCACACCGGCCCAGCCCCCGCCCGCCGCCGCGAGCGCAGTCTGCCCGGCGGGGTACTGGCGGCTGCCCTGTGGCTGACCGTCTCCGCCGCATTCTCGGCGTACGCCGGCACACTGGGCGCCTACAGCAAGCTGTACGGCTCCCTCGCGGGCGTGGTGGTCTTCCTGGTGTGGCTGTGGCTGTCGAACCTCGCCCTGCTCACCGGGGCGCAGTTCGCCGCGGAGCTCGCACCCCGGGCTCACAGCACACGCAAGGAGCCCGTGGCGTAGCTCTCCCGTCCGCGCAGCCCGGCACCGGACGTGACCTCCACGTGGCGGTCGTTGGCGCCCTTCGCGTCAGTGCGCAGTCACCGGGCCGCGCGCCGTTCCCGCCCGACAGGGCCGTCAGCGGGCCACGAACTGTGTGAGGATCGCCTGCACCTCGTAGATGTCGACCCCCTTCGTGAAGGTCTTCTGCAACGGCGTCGGGTTGCTGGAGATCCAGATCTTCAGCTCCGCGTCGAGGTCGAAGTGCCCGGCCGTCTCCACTGCGAAGTGGGTGATGCTGCGGTACGGCACGGAGTGGTACTCGACCTTCTTGCCGGTGATCCCCTGCTTGTCGACCATGATCAGGCGACGGTCGGTGAACAGCATGGTGTCGCGTATCAGCGTGTACGCGGCGTGCACCTGCTCACCGTGACCGAGCAACCGCCCGTACTCACCCTGCGCCTTCGCCGGGTCGACGGTGTGCGCGTTTCCGAAAAGCGCCATGACAGGCCCCCCAACTCGTTCGAACTGCAGCCCCCGCGTCACTGATGAAACGCGGGACCTTGCCCACTGTATATCGGCGCAGAGGAGGCGAGTCGAAGGTATGTACGACCCGAGGGATCGGGCAACGACCGCAGGCCGGGGGTCCGCCTGGCTGTCATCCGGACCGGCCCGGGTCCGGTGCAGCGGTGGTTGCGCCGCCGGTGCCCGCGGCGCTGCTGTCGGCCCGCAGCGGTGCGGGAATCGCGTCCAGTCGCGCCAGGGACGGGTCGTTCACCTGGCCCGCTGCCAGCGCATAAGCGACACCTCGCTCGGCTTCCGTACGCGCCGCCACCCCCACGTAGATCAAGGTGATGAGAAGAGGCAGGGCCAGCAGGCACCAGGGGCTCCAGCGGACGGCCAAGACGATGCAGGCCGCGGCCAACGGCCCGCACATCGCGATACGGAAGTCGGCTTCGGACTGGAGCCGGTCGTGTTCCATCGCGACGGGATCCGACGAGCCGCGCAGGCGCAGGATGATGCTGTAACCGTCCGCCTGCAGTTGGTCGGCCAGCGCCTCGACGGCGACCACCCGGCGGACGATCGAGTACCGCGTCCAGCTGTGGGCAAGCGCGAGGTGCTCCCACTCGGGCTTGGTCCGAGTGGGCGAATCCGTGGGGGGATCGGCCACCGTCCGGTCGAGGAGCTGGTTGCGGAACGCGGTGTCATGGGTGAACCGCTCC includes:
- a CDS encoding PH domain-containing protein; this translates as MALFGNAHTVDPAKAQGEYGRLLGHGEQVHAAYTLIRDTMLFTDRRLIMVDKQGITGKKVEYHSVPYRSITHFAVETAGHFDLDAELKIWISSNPTPLQKTFTKGVDIYEVQAILTQFVAR